Proteins found in one Zea mays cultivar B73 chromosome 1, Zm-B73-REFERENCE-NAM-5.0, whole genome shotgun sequence genomic segment:
- the LOC118476190 gene encoding uncharacterized protein, translated as MTGDARAIAAAGCHRGLAWPGHLELPPAQPTPWLCARSTRDGSAGPAALGRRRRAPTRKGRSPFPVRSKEEDDGPICKFQNSRGEREMMIVQVMWCQPQDAVGGRPKE; from the exons ATGACCGGCGATGCCCGCGCCATCGCCGCAGCAGGCTGCCACCGCGGGCTCGCGTGGCCAGGCCACCTGGAGCTGCCGCCGGCCCAGCCAACTCCTTGGCTGTGCGCGCGCTCCACCAGGGACGGCTCGGCTGGCCCCGCCGCGCTCGGCCGACGCCGGCGAGCCCCGACCAGGAAAGGCCGATCCCCTTTCCCTGTACGTTCCAAGGAAGAAGACGATGGACCAATCTGCAAATTCCAGAACAGCAGGGGG gaacgagagatgatgatcgtgcaagtgatgtggtgccaaccacaagatgcagttggtggacgacctaaagaatga